Part of the Roseomonas sp. OT10 genome, AGCACTGGATACGGTTCGGTCGCGAGATACGCGAACAGATCCTCGACCGGCGCCGACGCATCCTCTTCTTCCCTCCCGGAAGCATCTTTGCGCTGGTCCGATGGGCCGCGAATGAGCATGGGACCGTGCTCTCGCGCCTCGACATCCTGCGCGCTGTTGAGCCTGCTGCGCCGTGCCAGACGATGCCGACCGTCACGCCCGGAGCGGACATCCTCCTGCGCGTCGACGGCTGGCCGAAGGTGGAGCGCATGCTCAAGCTCATCGACGCCATCGAGGCGCGTGGCATCGAGCCGATCGAGGTCTCGCCGGACCATTGGCGCCACGTCCACAACCGAATGACCGCCGGCGAAACGCCACGCGCTTATGGTCTTCGGCAGCATCGCGCCTTTCTCCTGCGCGAGGAGATCGGCGCATGACGCGGCTCTCCTACGCCATCGCCACGACGGCGGCGGTGTCGCTTCTAGGCCTCGCCTCGATCGCCTCATTCGCGCCGCGCCTCATCTGGAACGCTTCAGCCAGCACGCCGGTCGGCTTCTACACGATCGGCGATGTAGGCGCCCTCGACGTGACCGATCTGGTGGCGGTCGACGCGCCCGAGCCGCTCGCGACATTCCTGTCCGATGGCGACTACCTGCCACGCGGCGTACCGCTCTTGAAGCGCGTCGCCGCGCTCCCGGGTCAGCGGGTTTGCCGGACCGGGCTCGCTATCACGGTCGACGGCGTGCCGATCGGCGACGCCCTCGATCGCGATCGTCGCGGTCGCCCGCTCCCCGTTTGGCAGGGCTGCCGCTTGGTCGCGGCTGGCGAGTTGTTCCTGATGAACTGGCAGGTCCGCGACAGCCTCGACGGCCGCTACTTCGGCCCGCTTCCGGCCACCGCCGTGATCGGCCGGGCCACCCCTCTCTACACCGACGAGGACGGCGATGGCCGCTTCGTCTGGCGCGCGCCGACGCGGTGACGGCGCGCCCATGACCCTGTCCACCGCAATCTGAAGGAGACGACCAATGCCCGTGATCGGTCAATTCATGCGCGAGAATGATGGCTTCATCGGCCATCTGACGACACTTTCCATACACCAGGACATCATCATCGTCGCGGCCGAGCCGTCCGAAGCTGAGAACGCGCCCGACTACCGCGTCCATGTGCTCGACACCATGAGCAACGAGACCGGCGCGGAGATCGGCGCGGGTTGGAAGCGCACCGGCGAGAAGGCCGGCGAATACGTCTCGCTGCAGCTTGACGATCCGACCTTCGAACATCCGATCCGCGCCAACCTGTTCCAGTCGGCCGACGACAAGTCCGCCTGGGGCCTGCACTGGAACCGTCCGCCAAAGCGCGGCGAGCGGGACTGAACGATGCCCGCCACACGCATCAAACCTGTCGTCGGAGGGAGGATCGCCCTCCGACGTGCAGCTCTCCTTCTCCTTTCCGGCCTGGTCCTCGCCGGATCCGCCGCGAGCACTGCATGCGCCCAGCAGGCGCAGGTCGAGCAGCCATCACGCAGCGATCCCTATGGCGCGTACATCGCAGAGGCGTCTCAGCGGTTTGGCGTTCCAGAAACGTGGATACGTGCCGTCATGCGCGTCGAAAGCGCGGGCGATGTGCGCGCGATCTCGTCGGCCGGCGCAATGAGCCTGATGCAAATCATGCCCGTCACGTGGGAGGAGTTGCGCGTCCGGCATCGGCTCGGCGGCAATCCCTACGACCCCCGGGACAACATTCTGGCGGGTGCTGCATATCTGCGCGAGATGCACGACCGCTACGGATCGCCGGGGTTTTTGGCGGCGTACAACGCGGGTCCGGGCCGCTACGAAGAGTATCTCGCCGGCCGCCCATTGCCGGCCGAAACGCGCGCCTATGTCGCGACGCTCGCCCCCATCGTGGGGGGCGGTGAACTCACCGGCCCTGTCATGGTGGCGTCCGCCGATCCGCTGACCTGGACGAGAGCGCCGCTCTTCGTCGCACAGTCGGCCGGCAGAGAGTCTGTCGTGCCGTTGCAGTCTGAAGGCAAGTCGGACACCGCCACGGCGGCGGCACCGGTGCGCGATCAAGGCCCCGTGGCTTCGCCCACCGATGGCCTTTTCGTTGCGCGCAGCGTTTCCGGGGGACCGCGATGACCGCGTTCGCACCCGTTCGTACCGTGGCGTGCCTTGGCGGGAGATGGGCAGTCTGCGGAGGGGGAGCAGTCAGCACAACCGAACGATGGCGAGATAAAAGCCGGCGATGTGCGGCTTGGTGCGGTCGTGTGTTTTCAGGGACTTATGGCGCATTTGCGCGAGGTGCGCCTAACTGGCGCAGCCTGCGCTATCGCCATTTTTCCAAGTGGTTCCTTCGCTTTGCGCGATGTGCGGAGCTTTGGCGATGAGCGGCGAGGACGATTTCCGCATCCGGCCTGGCCGCATCCGCTCGACCCGCGCGCAACAGGCACGGCCCTTCATCGCTCAGGCACTTGCGGCCGCACAGCGGGCTGGCGGCCGCGTCTCGCGATCCGGCCAGATCACCAAGAGCAATCGCTCGCGGTTCGGTCGCGGGCAGCGCGCGACAGTGCAGGCCAACCGGCTCCTGACCAGCCGGTCGCGCAACGTGGTTATCAAGACGCGCGTCGTGCGGCACACCGCCAAGGCCGCGCCGCTTAGCGCCCACCTCAACTACCTCCGGCGCGAGGGTGTTACCCGGGACGGGGAGAAGGCCAAGCTGTTCGGTCCCGAGACCGGAGACGACGATCCCAAGGCCTTCGCTGAGCGAACCCAGGACGACCGCCATCATTTCCGCTTCATCGTCTCACCGGAGGACGCAACGGAGATGTCCGACCTCAAGACATACGCCCGCGACCTGATGGGGCAGATGGAAAAGGACCTCGGCACCAAGCTCGACTGGGTCGGCGTCGATCATTGGAACACCGACAATCCCCATGTCCACATCATCCTGCGGGGACGTACCGACGACGGCCAGGACCTCGTAATCTCCCGCGACTACATCAAGGAGGGCATGCGCGCCCGCGCGCAGGACCTCGTCACCCAGGAACTGGGGCCCCGCACCGAGCAGGAGATCCGTCGTAACCTCGGACGTCAGGTCGAGGCGGAACGCTGGACCGATCTCGATCGGCAGATCTCCCGCGACAGCTATCGCACCGGCATCGTCGACCTCGCGCCACGTCCCGATCAGAAGCCTGACGAGTTCCACGCGTTGAAGGTCGGCAGGCTGCGCAAGCTGGAGACGCTTGGTCTCGCCGATCAGGTCGGTCCCGGTCAGTGGGTTGTGTCGGAGACTGCGGAGAAGACTCTACGCGCCCTCGGTGAACGCGGCGACATCATCAAGCGCATCCATCGTGGCCTGACCGAGCGCGGCATCGAGCGTGGCGCCGCGAGCTATGTGCTCGCGGGCGAAAGCATCGATGACCCTGTCATCGGGCGTCTGGTCGATCGCGGTCTCGACGACGAACTGAAGGGCACGGCCTATGCCGTCGTCGACGGCACCGACGGGCGAACCCATCATATTAAGCTCCCCGATCTCGACGCGGCTGCCGACAGCGCGCCGGGTTCGATCGTCGAGCTGCGCAAGTTCGACGACGTGCAGGGCCGCCGCCGTGTCGCACTCGCTGTTCGATCCGATCTCGATATCGAACAGCAGGTCCATGCGACCGGCGCCACCTGGCTCGACCGGCAGGCTATCGCCCGCGAACCGGTGGCTCTCGGTGGTGGCGGCTTTGGCGCGGAGGTGCGGCAGGCAATGGACCGACGCGCCGAGCATCTTATCCACCAAGGGCTCGCCGAGCGTCAGACCCGCGGCGTCAGCTTCTCGCCGGGGCTGATCGAAACTTTGCGCCAGCGCGAGGTCGAAGCGCTCGGGGAGAAGCTCGCGGCCGAGACCGGCCGGCCATTCTCGAAGGCCGGAACGGGCGAGTATGTGGCGGGCACCTATCGCCAGCGCTTCGCGCTCGCCTCCGGCCGCTTCGCCATGATCGACGACGGGCTCGGCTTCCAGCTCGTGCCCTGGTCGCCGTCCCTCGAACGTCAACTCGGCCAGCACGTCTCCGGGGTCTCGCGCGGGGGCGGCGGCGTCGACTGGAGCTTCGGCCGCAATCGCGGCCTCGGCATGTAGCCCCACCAAGAAAGGAGTACCTGCCATGTCGGCGACGAAAATCCTCTGGGGGCAGATCCTCACCGTTTTCCTGATCGTGTTGATGACGACCTGGGGCGCCACGCAATGGACAGCCTACCGTCTCGGCTTCCAGCCCCAGCTCGGTCAGCCTTGGTTCGAACTGGCCGGATGGCCGATCTATTATCCCCCGGCCTTCTTCTGGTGGTGGTATTTCTACGACGCCTATGCGCCGCCGATCTTTGTCGAGGGCGCCTATATCGCCGCGTCGGGTGGCTTCATCTCCATCGCCGTCGCGATCGGCATGTCGGTATGGCGGGCGCGTGAAGCCAAGAACGTCGAGACCTATGGCTCGGCCCGCTGGGCGCGACCGGAAGAGGTGAAGGCGGCAGGACTGCTCGGCCCCGACGGAGTCGTACTCGGCAGGCATGAGCGCGAGTATCTTCGCCATGACGGTCCGGAGCATGTGCTGTGCTTCGCGCCGACCCGTTCCGGCAAGGGCGTTGGCCTGGTGGTGCCTTCGCTCTTGACCTGGCCGGGGTCAGCGATCGTCCACGACATCAAGGGCGAGAACTGGACGCTCACCGCCGGCTATCGCGCATGGCATGGCCGCGTGCTGCTCTTCGATCCGACGAACGCGAAGTCGGCGGCCTACAATCCGTTGCTTGAGGTGCGACGGGGCGAATGGGAAGTCCGCGACGTGCAGAACATCGCCGACATTCTCGTCGACCCGGAAGGCTCGCTCGAAAAGCGAAACCACTGGGAGAAGACATCGCACGCGCTTCTGGTCGGCGCGATCCTGCACGTCCTGTACGCAGAGGCCGACAAGACATTGGCCGGCGTCGCCGCCTTCCTCTCCGATCCGAAGCGCCCGATCGAGTCGACGCTCGCGGCGATGATGAAGACCGCCCATCTCGGCGAGGCCGGTCCACATCCGGTGATTGCCAGCGCCGCCCGCGAGTTGCTCAACAAGTCCGATAACGAGCGCTCCGGGGTGCTGTCGACAGCGATGTCGTTCCTCGGCCTGTATCGCGATCCCGTGGTCGCGGAAGTTACCCGTCGGTGCGACTGGCGCATCGCCGACATGGTCGGCGGCAAGTATCCGACCACGCTCTACCTCGTGGTGCCGCCATCTGACATAAACCGGACCAAGCCGCTGATCCGCCTGATCCTTAATCAGGTCGGCCGCCGTCTGACCGAGGACCTCCAGGCGAAGGGCAATCGCCATCGGCTGCTGCTCATGCTCGACGAGTTTCCCGCGCTTGGGCGCCTGGACTTTTTCGAGAGCGCGCTCGCCTTCATGGCGGGCTACGGTCTGAAGGCGTTCCTCATCGCGCAATCGCTGAACCAAATCGAGAAAGCTTACGGTCCGAACAACTCGATCCTCGATAACTGCCATGTGCGCGTCAGCTTCGCCACCAACGACGAGCGAACTGCGAAGCGCGTTTCGGATGCGCTTGGAACCGCGACCGAAATGAAGGCCATGAAGAACTACGCCGGCCACCGGCTATCGCCCTGGCTCGGCCACCTGATGGTCTCGCGCTCGGAGACTGCTCGGCAACTGCTCACGCCGGGCGAGATCATGCAGCTCCCGCCGTCAGACGAGATCGTCATGGTCGCCGGCATCCCGCCTATCCGCGCAAAGAAGGCCCGCTATTACGAGGATCGTCGGCTTCAGGAGCGCATCCTTACGCCTCCCGCACTCACGAAGCCCGCAAGCGCTCGAGCCGACGATTGGAGCGCGCTCGCCATACCGAAACCCCCCGTGCTGAGTGCGCCAGCTACGGCAGATAATCTGGCCGACGACGACCCGACGGACTCCGAGCAACGGCATCAGCCTGAACTGAGCCGCACGAAAACCGTCGAACGCAAGGCGATCGTCGACAACGAATTCGAGATCGATCCTCGCGACGACGTCGATGAGGATGCTGCGCGCCTCAGCCGCATGACGCAGACCATGCGCCAGGTCGCTCGGCAGGCATCGCTCGATCCTGGCGATGGCATCGAGCTGTAGGAGGCGGGGGTGACCAAGCCTTTGAAGAAGCAGCGGCTGTCGGTCTATCTCGACCCGGACGTCATGAAGGCGCTCGCAGCCCATGCTGCCCGGCGCGATCTGTCCCTGTCACTGGTAGCCGAGGCCGGTATCGCTTCATTCCTCTCGCCGGACGCTGCCGAGCGTCAGGAGGCCGCGACGACGAAGCGGCTTGACCAGCTCGACCGACGCATGGCGCGTATGGAGCGCGATCTGGGAATATCGGTCGAGACGCTCGCAGTGTTCATCCGCTTCTGGCTGACCTCCAACCCGCCGTTGCCGGAGCCGGCGCAGGTCGCGGCTCGCGCCAAAGCGTCGGAGCGCTACGAAGCCTTCGTGACCGCGCTCGGAAGACGACTCGCGCAAGGTCCGAAGCTCAGGCAGGAAATCGCGGAAGACATCCCCGCGCGCGACGCGGAATAATCACTGTTTGACGCATCACAAGTATTCGACCGTTCCGCCGTTTCCCTGTCTTTGTACGCCACAGTACGACGGCCACATGATGGTTGTTGTCACGCCATGATTTCTGCCTCTTCTACTCATCCCCGATCCAGGGCCGCCCGCGGCGGTCCCGCAAAAGAACGGGGACGACGTGACGGCAGCTCACCAGAAATCGGAGGCGATCCTTCGCGGGGCTCGGATGCTGCGCACTGCGCTCGGCCCGGCGATCGCCACGTTTTTGGAAGACCCCGCGATCGTCGAGGTGATGCTCAACCCCGACGGGCGGCTCTGGGTCGACCGGTTGTCGGAAGGTCTCTCCGACACCGGTGAACGCCTATCTCCAGCCGACGGCGAACGCATAGTTCGACTTGTCGCGCATCACGTCGGGGCCGAGGTTCATGCCGGGGCGCCTCGCGTCTCCGCCGAACTGCCTGAAACAGGGGAGCGGTTTGAGGGCCTTCTGCCGCCGGTGGTGTCCGCGCCGGCTTTCGCGATCAGGAAGCCAGCCGTCGCCGTGTTCACGCTCGATGACTATGTCGCGGCAGGCATCATGCTGTCCGACCAAGCCGAAACGCTGCGTCAGGCCGTTCTTCATAGGCGGAACATTCTCGTAGCCGGCGGCACCTCCACCGGTAAGACCACGCTCACGAACGCCCTGTTAGCGGAGGTATCGAAGACTTCCGATCGCGTCGTGTTGATCGAGGACACCCGTGAACTGCAATGCGCCGCGCCAAACCTGGTCGCAATGCGCACGAAGGACGGCGTCGCTTCTCTCTCCGATCTTGTCCGTTCCTCGCTGCGTCTTCGTCCCGACCGCATCCCGATCGGCGAGGTGCGCGGTGCAGAGGCGCTCGATCTGCTGAAGGCCTGGGGCACTGGGCATCCCGGCGGCGTCGGCACGATCCACGCCGGCACCGCCATCGGCGCTCTTCGCCGGATGGAGCAACTCATCCAGGAAGCCGTCGTCACGGTTCCGCGCGCGCTGATCGCCGAGACCATTGATCTGGTTGCGGTGCTCTCCGGCCGCGGCTCCTCGCGCCGCCTGGCCGAGCTTGCCCGCGTCGAAGGCCTGGGCCCCGACGGTGACTACTGCGTCACTCCAACAATTCCGTCCATCTCAGGAGACAGGTAATGATCAAGCATGCCCTGCGCATCCGCCGTCACATCGCCACGGCGGCTTCCGTCACTTTCATTTCCATAGCCCTCGCACCTGCCGCTCATGCGTCCGGTTCGTCGATGCCATGGGAAGCTCCCCTGCAGTCGATTCTCGAATCGATCGAGGGCCCGGTCGCAAAGATCATCGCGGTGATGATCATCATCATCACCGGCCTGACTCTCGCCTTCGGCGACACGTCGGGCGGAGCGCGCCGCCTGATCCAGATCGTGTTCGGCCTGTCGATCGCCTTCGCCGCGTCGAGCTTCTTCCTGTCGTTCTTCTCGTTCGGCGGCGGGGCGCTTGTCTGATGGCCGTTGGAGCGGATCATAGCGCGGACGTGCCGGGCTTTTCCGTGCCGGTTCATCGTGCGCTGACCGAGCACATCCTGCTCGGCGGTGCGCCGCGCTCGCTCGCGATCCTCAATGGCACCCTGGCCGCCGCGCTTGGCTTGGGCCTTCGCCTTTGGCTGGTCGGGCTGGCGCTATGGGCAGTCGGCCACTTCGCCGCCGTCTGGGCGGCCAAACGTGATGCGCAATTTGTCGACGTCGTGCGCAAACATCTGCGCATCCCCGGCCACTTGGCGACTTGAGGAGCCGGGCAGTGATGAACCTATCCGAATACCGCAATCGGAATACCCGACTCGCCGACTTCCTACCCTGGGCGGCGCTCGCCGGCGAAGGCGTCGTCCTCAACAAAGACGGCAGCCTGCAGCGCTCGGCCCGCTTTCGCGGTCCTGACCTCGACAGCGCAGTGCCAGCCGAGCTCGTCGCCGTCGCTGGCCGGCTGAACAACGCCTTCCGTCGCCTCGGTTCCGGATGGGCCATATTCGTCGAAGCGCAGCGCCATGGCGCGGTGTCATATCCGGCAAGCACGTTTGCCGACAGCGCTTCGGCGCTTGTCGATGCCGAGCGCAA contains:
- a CDS encoding DUF736 domain-containing protein — protein: MPVIGQFMRENDGFIGHLTTLSIHQDIIIVAAEPSEAENAPDYRVHVLDTMSNETGAEIGAGWKRTGEKAGEYVSLQLDDPTFEHPIRANLFQSADDKSAWGLHWNRPPKRGERD
- the trbB gene encoding P-type conjugative transfer ATPase TrbB, which translates into the protein MLRTALGPAIATFLEDPAIVEVMLNPDGRLWVDRLSEGLSDTGERLSPADGERIVRLVAHHVGAEVHAGAPRVSAELPETGERFEGLLPPVVSAPAFAIRKPAVAVFTLDDYVAAGIMLSDQAETLRQAVLHRRNILVAGGTSTGKTTLTNALLAEVSKTSDRVVLIEDTRELQCAAPNLVAMRTKDGVASLSDLVRSSLRLRPDRIPIGEVRGAEALDLLKAWGTGHPGGVGTIHAGTAIGALRRMEQLIQEAVVTVPRALIAETIDLVAVLSGRGSSRRLAELARVEGLGPDGDYCVTPTIPSISGDR
- a CDS encoding DUF2840 domain-containing protein: MTGHVAAPMRFGRAAAEPPPEAFTQVELTWVEKRTEHWIRFGREIREQILDRRRRILFFPPGSIFALVRWAANEHGTVLSRLDILRAVEPAAPCQTMPTVTPGADILLRVDGWPKVERMLKLIDAIEARGIEPIEVSPDHWRHVHNRMTAGETPRAYGLRQHRAFLLREEIGA
- a CDS encoding relaxase/mobilization nuclease domain-containing protein — its product is MSGEDDFRIRPGRIRSTRAQQARPFIAQALAAAQRAGGRVSRSGQITKSNRSRFGRGQRATVQANRLLTSRSRNVVIKTRVVRHTAKAAPLSAHLNYLRREGVTRDGEKAKLFGPETGDDDPKAFAERTQDDRHHFRFIVSPEDATEMSDLKTYARDLMGQMEKDLGTKLDWVGVDHWNTDNPHVHIILRGRTDDGQDLVISRDYIKEGMRARAQDLVTQELGPRTEQEIRRNLGRQVEAERWTDLDRQISRDSYRTGIVDLAPRPDQKPDEFHALKVGRLRKLETLGLADQVGPGQWVVSETAEKTLRALGERGDIIKRIHRGLTERGIERGAASYVLAGESIDDPVIGRLVDRGLDDELKGTAYAVVDGTDGRTHHIKLPDLDAAADSAPGSIVELRKFDDVQGRRRVALAVRSDLDIEQQVHATGATWLDRQAIAREPVALGGGGFGAEVRQAMDRRAEHLIHQGLAERQTRGVSFSPGLIETLRQREVEALGEKLAAETGRPFSKAGTGEYVAGTYRQRFALASGRFAMIDDGLGFQLVPWSPSLERQLGQHVSGVSRGGGGVDWSFGRNRGLGM
- a CDS encoding CopG family transcriptional regulator; translation: MKALAAHAARRDLSLSLVAEAGIASFLSPDAAERQEAATTKRLDQLDRRMARMERDLGISVETLAVFIRFWLTSNPPLPEPAQVAARAKASERYEAFVTALGRRLAQGPKLRQEIAEDIPARDAE
- a CDS encoding TrbC/VirB2 family protein; protein product: MIKHALRIRRHIATAASVTFISIALAPAAHASGSSMPWEAPLQSILESIEGPVAKIIAVMIIIITGLTLAFGDTSGGARRLIQIVFGLSIAFAASSFFLSFFSFGGGALV
- a CDS encoding conjugal transfer protein TraG produces the protein MSATKILWGQILTVFLIVLMTTWGATQWTAYRLGFQPQLGQPWFELAGWPIYYPPAFFWWWYFYDAYAPPIFVEGAYIAASGGFISIAVAIGMSVWRAREAKNVETYGSARWARPEEVKAAGLLGPDGVVLGRHEREYLRHDGPEHVLCFAPTRSGKGVGLVVPSLLTWPGSAIVHDIKGENWTLTAGYRAWHGRVLLFDPTNAKSAAYNPLLEVRRGEWEVRDVQNIADILVDPEGSLEKRNHWEKTSHALLVGAILHVLYAEADKTLAGVAAFLSDPKRPIESTLAAMMKTAHLGEAGPHPVIASAARELLNKSDNERSGVLSTAMSFLGLYRDPVVAEVTRRCDWRIADMVGGKYPTTLYLVVPPSDINRTKPLIRLILNQVGRRLTEDLQAKGNRHRLLLMLDEFPALGRLDFFESALAFMAGYGLKAFLIAQSLNQIEKAYGPNNSILDNCHVRVSFATNDERTAKRVSDALGTATEMKAMKNYAGHRLSPWLGHLMVSRSETARQLLTPGEIMQLPPSDEIVMVAGIPPIRAKKARYYEDRRLQERILTPPALTKPASARADDWSALAIPKPPVLSAPATADNLADDDPTDSEQRHQPELSRTKTVERKAIVDNEFEIDPRDDVDEDAARLSRMTQTMRQVARQASLDPGDGIEL
- a CDS encoding S26 family signal peptidase yields the protein MTRLSYAIATTAAVSLLGLASIASFAPRLIWNASASTPVGFYTIGDVGALDVTDLVAVDAPEPLATFLSDGDYLPRGVPLLKRVAALPGQRVCRTGLAITVDGVPIGDALDRDRRGRPLPVWQGCRLVAAGELFLMNWQVRDSLDGRYFGPLPATAVIGRATPLYTDEDGDGRFVWRAPTR
- a CDS encoding lytic transglycosylase domain-containing protein, yielding MPATRIKPVVGGRIALRRAALLLLSGLVLAGSAASTACAQQAQVEQPSRSDPYGAYIAEASQRFGVPETWIRAVMRVESAGDVRAISSAGAMSLMQIMPVTWEELRVRHRLGGNPYDPRDNILAGAAYLREMHDRYGSPGFLAAYNAGPGRYEEYLAGRPLPAETRAYVATLAPIVGGGELTGPVMVASADPLTWTRAPLFVAQSAGRESVVPLQSEGKSDTATAAAPVRDQGPVASPTDGLFVARSVSGGPR
- a CDS encoding VirB3 family type IV secretion system protein; the protein is MAVGADHSADVPGFSVPVHRALTEHILLGGAPRSLAILNGTLAAALGLGLRLWLVGLALWAVGHFAAVWAAKRDAQFVDVVRKHLRIPGHLAT